The Campylobacter sp. CN_NE2 region CTAGCTTCAAGTCTTGCAACTAAAATGTCAAAATCAAAAGGTTTTTTGATATAGTCATCGGCTCCTGCTTTTAGTGCTTTGATTTCGCTTTCTTTGTCATCTTTTGCAGAAATAACCACAACCGAAGTTCTAGGAGATTTTTGTTTGATTAAATTTATAAGCTCCAACCCACTTCCATCAGGCAACATCCAATCAGTCAAAACCAAATCATAATTTCTTATGCCGATATAATACTCAGCGTCTTTAAAGCTCTCTGAATTATCGGTTTGATAACCAAATTCGCCAAGTCCTTCGGCGATTGTTTTATTTAGCGTAACTTCGTCTTCAACTATCAAAATTCGCAT contains the following coding sequences:
- the hsrA gene encoding homeostatic response regulator transcription factor HsrA → MRILIVEDEVTLNKTIAEGLGEFGYQTDNSESFKDAEYYIGIRNYDLVLTDWMLPDGSGLELINLIKQKSPRTSVVVISAKDDKESEIKALKAGADDYIKKPFDFDILVARLEARLRFGGTNVIKIDDLTIDPDEEKITYKNQEIELKGKPFEVLTHLARHSDQIVSKEQLLDAIWEEPELVTPNVIEVAINQIRQKMDKPLNISTIETVRRRGYRFCFPKKA